The bacterium genome includes the window TCTCGAAGCGCTGCCTGTCTGGCTTATGTGGCTCATAGCGAGTAAACATACCCGGACCCTTGGGAATATACCAAAGTGTACCGAAGCCTTGAGCTTCCTTGATGATCAACTGCACCGCCACTCGCTCGCTCTTATTCTCCCAGATCAAATGCAGCGGCTTCCACCCATATTCCGACTTGTACACCCCCCACTCGAGTGACTGGTAGATGTGTCCGCTGTCAGGATTATCGCGAACAAGTTCGTTCCAATTCTGGACTTCTTCGGATGAGGCTCGTCGAA containing:
- a CDS encoding peptidoglycan bridge formation glycyltransferase FemA/FemB family protein, whose translation is MIRRASSEEVQNWNELVRDNPDSGHIYQSLEWGVYKSEYGWKPLHLIWENKSERVAVQLIIKEAQGFGTLWYIPKGPGMFTRYEPHKPDRQRFEKFTEDLTAYVRDHDKRAFMLMIDPELLAGSFDPKSTGWQKSVHDLQFKATIIVDIDKDDEALLTSFKQKTRYNIR